The following are encoded together in the Serratia odorifera genome:
- a CDS encoding DUF333 domain-containing protein — MAMHNGWLAGAVLVLAACSSNNDEPQQQGTSAKINHLPTSAHCANVGGTTTIAHLLNGETVRMCQMPDGKQCEEWALGQGACSGAG, encoded by the coding sequence ATGGCAATGCATAACGGGTGGCTGGCTGGCGCCGTTCTGGTATTGGCTGCATGCAGCAGCAATAATGATGAACCGCAACAGCAGGGGACTAGCGCCAAAATCAATCATTTACCTACCAGTGCGCACTGCGCGAACGTGGGCGGCACCACCACGATTGCCCATCTGCTCAATGGCGAAACGGTTAGAATGTGTCAAATGCCGGACGGCAAGCAATGCGAGGAGTGGGCACTAGGCCAGGGAGCCTGTTCGGGGGCCGGGTGA
- the hslJ gene encoding heat shock protein HslJ — translation MTRLLPLALASVLLGGCAMQTTESAQPVVVASDLQHHNFVLQSVDGVTANATQGRGPSLEFGERLHVSGVMCNRFSGFGQLQHGVLTVKNLAMTRMLCSDAQRNQWDGIITQVLHNGAQVTLQQQQLTLSDGTHTLVYTLKDWVQ, via the coding sequence ATGACCCGGTTATTACCTCTGGCACTGGCCAGCGTGTTATTGGGCGGTTGTGCCATGCAAACGACAGAATCAGCGCAGCCGGTGGTGGTCGCCAGCGATCTGCAACATCACAACTTTGTGCTGCAAAGCGTTGACGGTGTGACGGCCAACGCCACACAGGGCCGGGGACCGAGCCTTGAATTCGGCGAACGGCTGCATGTGTCGGGCGTCATGTGCAACCGTTTTTCCGGCTTCGGGCAATTGCAACACGGCGTGCTGACGGTCAAAAACCTGGCGATGACACGCATGCTGTGCAGCGATGCGCAGCGTAACCAATGGGACGGCATCATTACTCAAGTGCTGCACAATGGCGCGCAGGTCACACTGCAACAGCAACAGCTGACGCTGAGCGACGGCACGCATACGCTGGTGTATACCCTGAAAGACTGGGTGCAATGA